Proteins encoded in a region of the Salvelinus sp. IW2-2015 unplaced genomic scaffold, ASM291031v2 Un_scaffold2874, whole genome shotgun sequence genome:
- the LOC112074909 gene encoding histamine N-methyltransferase isoform X1, which yields MNRPVLCIQTVCLVILLGTESTLPEGAREGFQVYSGEASHFSVHYSKAAAMNTVKPAGYEGRYVQGFQFYLKHSEEHKAILEYVDKVLPGEFTRIGEGKSKMDVLGVGSGGGEMDAHILSILQSKLPATPLTADIVEPSIQLTDNFKALVKKTPSLQKIPFSWHAMTCGEYEKQVKNKREIKRFDFIHMIQMLYYVDDYPGTIKFFHNLLKENSKLLIVHEAAGSGWDTLWNTHRKELCTKSISDYLSAGDIKVHLERLGLKYDEHLIPNTMDITDCFTNGDEMGELLLDFMTEQDHFHQSLTPDLRASILDLLRNRCSTEKEGRILFDCSLSCLLVYS from the exons ATGAACAGACCAGTACTGTGCATACAGACAGTCTGTCTAGTTATATTATTGGGGACAGAGTCCACCCTGccagagggagcgagggagggctTTCAGGTCTACTCAGGAGAGGCTTCTCATTTCTCTGTACACTACAGCAAG GCTGCAGCCATGAACACTGTGAAGCCAGCGGGGTACGAGGGCCGTTATGTTCAGGGGTTCCAGTTTTACTTGAAACACTCGGAGGAACACAAAGCCATCCTTGAGTATGTTGACAAGGTTCTCCCTGGAGAGTTCACCAG AATTGGAGAGgggaaatccaaaatggatgttCTAGGTGTTGGAAGTGGTGGCG GGGAGATGGATGCCCACATCCTGTCTATTCTACAGTCTAAACTGCCAGCCACCCCTCTTACTGCAGACATAGTGGAACCCAGCATCCAACTCACTGACAATTTCAAAG CGTTAGTGAAAAAGACTCCCAGCCTTCAGAAGATCCCATTCTCTTGGCACGCCATGACGTGTGGAGAATATGAGAAACAGGtcaaaaacaaaagagagatcAAAAGATTTGACTTCATTCACATGATTCAG ATGCTCTACTACGTAGATGACTACCCAGGAAccatcaagttcttccacaatcTTCTGAAGGAAAACAGCAAACTGCTCATAGTTCATGAAGCAG CTGGCAGCGGCTGGGACACCCTGTGGAACACCCACAGGAAAGAGCTCTGCACCAAGTCCATCTCTGACTACCTGTCTGCTGGAGACATCAAGGTTCATCTGGAGCGGCTGGGGCTTAAGTATGACGAGCACCTCATCCCGAACACCATGGACATCACAGACTGCTTCACTAATGGGGATGAGATGGGAGAGCTGCTGCTGGACTTCATGACAGAACAGGACCACTTCCACCAgtctctgacccctgaccttagAGCAAGCATCCTGGACCTTCTCCGGAACCGATGCAGCACAGAGAAAGAGGGCAGGATACTGTTCGACTGCAGCTTGAGTTGTCTCCTGGTTTACTCCTGA
- the LOC112074909 gene encoding histamine N-methyltransferase isoform X2: MLLTAAAMNTVKPAGYEGRYVQGFQFYLKHSEEHKAILEYVDKVLPGEFTRIGEGKSKMDVLGVGSGGGEMDAHILSILQSKLPATPLTADIVEPSIQLTDNFKALVKKTPSLQKIPFSWHAMTCGEYEKQVKNKREIKRFDFIHMIQMLYYVDDYPGTIKFFHNLLKENSKLLIVHEAAGSGWDTLWNTHRKELCTKSISDYLSAGDIKVHLERLGLKYDEHLIPNTMDITDCFTNGDEMGELLLDFMTEQDHFHQSLTPDLRASILDLLRNRCSTEKEGRILFDCSLSCLLVYS; this comes from the exons ATGCTTCTCACG GCTGCAGCCATGAACACTGTGAAGCCAGCGGGGTACGAGGGCCGTTATGTTCAGGGGTTCCAGTTTTACTTGAAACACTCGGAGGAACACAAAGCCATCCTTGAGTATGTTGACAAGGTTCTCCCTGGAGAGTTCACCAG AATTGGAGAGgggaaatccaaaatggatgttCTAGGTGTTGGAAGTGGTGGCG GGGAGATGGATGCCCACATCCTGTCTATTCTACAGTCTAAACTGCCAGCCACCCCTCTTACTGCAGACATAGTGGAACCCAGCATCCAACTCACTGACAATTTCAAAG CGTTAGTGAAAAAGACTCCCAGCCTTCAGAAGATCCCATTCTCTTGGCACGCCATGACGTGTGGAGAATATGAGAAACAGGtcaaaaacaaaagagagatcAAAAGATTTGACTTCATTCACATGATTCAG ATGCTCTACTACGTAGATGACTACCCAGGAAccatcaagttcttccacaatcTTCTGAAGGAAAACAGCAAACTGCTCATAGTTCATGAAGCAG CTGGCAGCGGCTGGGACACCCTGTGGAACACCCACAGGAAAGAGCTCTGCACCAAGTCCATCTCTGACTACCTGTCTGCTGGAGACATCAAGGTTCATCTGGAGCGGCTGGGGCTTAAGTATGACGAGCACCTCATCCCGAACACCATGGACATCACAGACTGCTTCACTAATGGGGATGAGATGGGAGAGCTGCTGCTGGACTTCATGACAGAACAGGACCACTTCCACCAgtctctgacccctgaccttagAGCAAGCATCCTGGACCTTCTCCGGAACCGATGCAGCACAGAGAAAGAGGGCAGGATACTGTTCGACTGCAGCTTGAGTTGTCTCCTGGTTTACTCCTGA